In Helicobacter anatolicus, a single genomic region encodes these proteins:
- a CDS encoding pyridoxamine 5'-phosphate oxidase family protein, with protein MDKRIKDFIASSHIFSLGIRDEDGGVYTANCFYIFEEEEEVLIFKSDEKSRHIELAKKNPQVAISIFENTKNLQEIKGVQIKAFFKESEKMHQQSYYKVYPFARMISGKIYILKLMWVKYTDNKLLLPRKIEYHRLGSKNV; from the coding sequence ATGGATAAAAGAATAAAGGATTTTATTGCGTCATCTCATATTTTTTCCTTAGGGATACGAGATGAAGATGGTGGCGTTTATACGGCTAATTGTTTTTATATTTTTGAGGAAGAAGAGGAGGTTTTGATTTTTAAAAGTGATGAAAAAAGCAGACATATAGAGCTTGCAAAAAAAAATCCACAAGTTGCTATTAGTATTTTTGAAAATACAAAAAATTTGCAAGAGATTAAAGGGGTGCAGATCAAAGCATTTTTCAAAGAATCTGAAAAGATGCATCAACAAAGTTATTACAAAGTTTATCCTTTTGCACGGATGATTTCTGGTAAAATTTATATTCTTAAGTTAATGTGGGTAAAATATACAGACAATAAATTATTATTGCCAAGAAAAATCGAATATCATAGACTAGGGAGTAAAAATGTTTAA
- a CDS encoding alkylphosphonate utilization protein, which produces MFKDSNGVELQMGDSVQIIKDLKLKGSSSTLKRGVIVKNIRLTDKEGEIEGKVDKHGVIVLKTSFLKKV; this is translated from the coding sequence ATGTTTAAAGATAGTAATGGGGTAGAATTGCAAATGGGAGATAGTGTGCAAATTATCAAGGATTTAAAATTAAAGGGTTCGTCTAGTACGCTAAAAAGAGGAGTTATTGTAAAGAACATTCGTCTTACCGATAAAGAGGGTGAAATTGAAGGAAAAGTTGATAAACATGGCGTTATTGTGCTAAAAACTTCTTTTCTTAAAAAGGTATAA
- a CDS encoding peroxiredoxin: protein MLVTKKAPDFIAPAVLANNEIVENFELSKNLGKNGAVLFFWPKDFTFVCPSEILAMDHRVKEFEAKGFNVIGVSIDSEQVHFAWKNTPVENGGIGKVSFPMVADITKQISRDYDVLFNSAVALRGSFLIDRNQIVRHAVINDLPLGREMDEMLRMCDALLFFEENGEVCPAGWRKGQKGMKATAEGVAEYLKENHSKL, encoded by the coding sequence ATGTTAGTAACAAAAAAAGCGCCTGATTTTATCGCGCCAGCAGTATTAGCAAATAATGAAATTGTAGAAAATTTCGAGTTGTCAAAAAATTTAGGCAAGAATGGTGCTGTTCTTTTCTTTTGGCCAAAAGATTTTACTTTTGTATGCCCATCTGAAATTCTTGCAATGGATCACAGAGTAAAAGAATTTGAAGCAAAGGGATTTAATGTAATTGGTGTATCTATTGATTCTGAGCAAGTGCATTTTGCATGGAAAAATACTCCAGTAGAAAATGGTGGTATTGGTAAAGTAAGCTTCCCAATGGTAGCAGATATTACTAAGCAAATCTCAAGAGACTATGATGTATTATTTAATAGTGCAGTAGCTTTAAGAGGTTCTTTCTTAATTGATAGAAATCAAATTGTTCGCCATGCAGTAATCAATGATTTACCACTTGGTAGAGAAATGGATGAAATGCTAAGAATGTGTGATGCTCTACTTTTCTTTGAAGAAAATGGTGAAGTTTGTCCTGCTGGATGGAGAAAAGGTCAAAAAGGTATGAAAGCAACTGCTGAAGGTGTTGCAGAATATTTAAAAGAAAATCACAGCAAACTATAA
- the metK gene encoding methionine adenosyltransferase: MKNNFLFTSESVTEGHPDKMADQISDTVLDYIIERDPKARVACETLVSNGFCIVAGELKTTTYVPIQDVVREVVKDIGYVNADYGFDYKSAAVLNGIGEQSPDINQGVDRADGEIGAGDQGLMFGYACKETDVLMPLPLWLSHQITSNLALKRKDGTLPFLRPDGKAQVTVRYENNKPVAIDTIVISTQHNPEVSQQVIKESVIEEVVQKILPKQYLHSNIKYHINPTGNFVIGGPQGDAGLTGRKIIVDTYGGSCPHGGGAFSGKDPSKVDRSAAYAARYVAKNLVASGVCEKASVQLAYAIGVVEPVSIFVDTHGTSSYDSKKIETCVREIFKLTPKGIIESLDLLKPIYRKTSNYGHFGRELPEFGWEKIDKVAAIRDFLK; the protein is encoded by the coding sequence ATGAAAAATAATTTTTTATTTACATCAGAATCTGTAACAGAAGGACATCCGGATAAAATGGCTGATCAAATTAGTGATACGGTATTAGATTATATTATAGAAAGAGATCCTAAGGCACGTGTAGCATGTGAGACTTTAGTGTCTAATGGATTTTGTATTGTAGCAGGTGAGTTAAAAACTACAACTTATGTGCCTATTCAAGATGTAGTAAGAGAAGTGGTAAAAGATATTGGTTATGTCAATGCAGATTATGGTTTTGATTATAAAAGTGCGGCTGTATTAAATGGGATAGGGGAGCAAAGTCCAGATATTAATCAAGGTGTGGATCGAGCAGATGGAGAGATTGGCGCTGGAGATCAAGGGTTGATGTTTGGTTATGCATGTAAAGAAACAGATGTTTTAATGCCATTGCCTTTATGGCTTTCTCATCAAATCACTTCAAATCTTGCTTTAAAAAGAAAGGATGGAACTTTACCTTTTTTGCGTCCAGATGGCAAGGCTCAAGTTACGGTGCGTTATGAAAATAATAAACCAGTAGCAATTGATACGATTGTTATTTCAACGCAACATAATCCAGAAGTTAGTCAGCAAGTGATTAAGGAATCTGTGATTGAAGAAGTAGTACAAAAAATATTGCCAAAACAATATTTGCATAGCAATATTAAATATCATATTAACCCAACAGGAAATTTTGTTATTGGTGGTCCACAAGGCGATGCTGGACTTACAGGTAGAAAAATCATTGTGGATACATATGGTGGAAGTTGTCCGCATGGTGGAGGTGCATTTAGCGGAAAAGATCCTAGTAAGGTAGATAGGAGTGCGGCTTATGCGGCAAGATATGTGGCAAAAAATTTAGTTGCAAGTGGGGTTTGTGAAAAAGCAAGCGTGCAACTTGCATATGCAATTGGAGTTGTTGAACCTGTTTCAATTTTTGTGGATACGCATGGGACTTCATCCTATGATTCTAAGAAGATTGAGACTTGCGTGCGAGAGATTTTTAAACTTACGCCAAAAGGAATTATCGAAAGCTTAGATCTTTTAAAACCAATTTATAGAAAAACATCAAATTATGGGCATTTTGGTCGAGAATTACCAGAATTTGGTTGGGAGAAAATTGATAAGGTTGCAGCAATTAGAGATTTTTTAAAATAA
- a CDS encoding DUF362 domain-containing protein: MAVKITDICISCGSCIDECPVSAIVDDDDNPTGEGIYYVYSDKCVECVGHNDAPACASACPTDGCIVWSDSGSVKREEIGADLRDGSIPVMQ; the protein is encoded by the coding sequence ATGGCAGTAAAAATTACAGATATTTGTATATCTTGTGGTTCTTGTATTGATGAATGCCCTGTTAGTGCAATTGTAGACGATGATGATAATCCAACAGGTGAAGGTATTTATTATGTATATTCCGATAAGTGCGTAGAGTGTGTTGGTCATAATGATGCACCTGCATGCGCTAGTGCTTGTCCTACAGATGGCTGCATTGTATGGAGCGATTCTGGTAGCGTAAAAAGAGAAGAAATTGGTGCAGATCTTAGAGATGGAAGCATTCCAGTAATGCAATAA
- a CDS encoding chaperone NapD, with the protein MNISSIIIKAKQEKWEEILLAINAIANAEVALHEKDKSIIIATIEANDTQEEIQILQKIQKIHGILSADMHLTYSESDLKDCKMQADKIAELIDTTPIESMHYSGDIKKFLK; encoded by the coding sequence ATGAATATTTCAAGCATTATTATTAAAGCAAAACAAGAAAAATGGGAGGAAATTCTTCTAGCAATCAATGCAATCGCAAATGCCGAAGTAGCATTACATGAAAAAGATAAGAGCATTATCATTGCAACCATTGAAGCAAATGACACACAAGAAGAAATACAAATTCTTCAAAAAATACAAAAAATTCACGGAATTTTAAGTGCAGATATGCATCTAACCTATAGTGAAAGTGATTTAAAAGATTGCAAAATGCAGGCCGATAAAATCGCTGAATTAATCGACACAACTCCTATAGAATCTATGCACTACAGCGGAGATATAAAAAAATTTTTAAAATAA
- a CDS encoding WD40 repeat domain-containing protein: protein MRNIIFTFFFCLGNLFATSLKPNFTLQTQAEISSLQLTKNKLYASTIHGSVEIYTLYPKPILEKIIKLPKIQDLFNNSYAPKIFHINSNENEEILIVSANHNGTRNLNLFKNKKITLLLENLNIEKALWLNSHQILIGLLSHEILLFDLEKKKIIYQRQLSQSSLSDMVLNPSKSLLFTTGESGITYAINPYNGRLLNTFDAINKDKVYQIATTDNILITGGQDRQVGIYHFGSNANLQQISSIKNNFLIYAVGIAQNGKNFAYLKNENGEIALINMQNKKEFLTLTNLNAIANTILFYNDFIIVGCDNRFIYFFNTKEKV from the coding sequence ATGAGAAATATTATTTTTACTTTTTTCTTTTGCCTTGGCAATCTTTTTGCCACATCTCTAAAACCTAATTTTACACTCCAAACACAGGCAGAAATTTCATCTCTACAACTTACTAAAAATAAGCTTTATGCATCCACAATTCATGGTAGTGTGGAAATTTATACATTATACCCTAAGCCCATACTTGAAAAAATCATAAAATTACCAAAAATTCAAGATTTATTCAACAATTCTTATGCGCCAAAAATTTTTCATATAAATAGTAATGAAAATGAAGAAATTCTTATCGTCTCTGCAAATCACAATGGCACAAGAAATCTTAACCTTTTTAAAAATAAAAAAATTACTCTTCTATTGGAAAATCTAAACATAGAAAAAGCTTTATGGTTAAATTCTCATCAAATCTTAATTGGATTATTAAGCCATGAAATCTTATTATTTGATCTTGAAAAGAAAAAAATCATCTATCAAAGACAACTCTCCCAATCAAGCCTAAGCGACATGGTTTTAAACCCTTCAAAATCACTACTATTTACCACAGGAGAATCTGGTATTACATATGCAATCAATCCTTATAATGGAAGATTGCTAAACACCTTTGATGCTATTAATAAAGATAAAGTCTACCAAATAGCCACTACTGATAATATCCTTATTACAGGAGGACAAGATAGACAGGTAGGAATCTATCATTTTGGTAGTAATGCAAATTTACAGCAAATTTCAAGCATAAAAAATAATTTTTTAATTTATGCTGTTGGCATTGCACAAAATGGAAAAAATTTTGCATACCTAAAAAATGAAAATGGAGAAATTGCCCTTATTAATATGCAAAATAAAAAAGAGTTTTTAACCCTAACAAATCTTAATGCTATTGCAAATACAATCCTCTTTTACAATGATTTTATAATCGTTGGATGTGACAATCGCTTTATTTATTTTTTTAATACAAAGGAGAAAGTATGA
- a CDS encoding 4Fe-4S dicluster domain-containing protein produces the protein MKKIDTTPTGVNLSRRNLLKFSKNTSSLDTQTRKIATINPLSCLAYHKIICYSCKDICKEHISFQGLFFPEILPSCDGCEKCLHLCPQNAIILKEIQT, from the coding sequence ATGAAAAAAATAGACACCACCCCTACAGGGGTAAATCTCTCAAGACGCAATCTTTTGAAGTTTTCAAAAAATACATCATCTTTGGATACACAAACAAGAAAAATTGCTACAATTAATCCACTTTCTTGTCTTGCTTATCATAAAATTATTTGTTATAGCTGCAAGGATATTTGCAAAGAACACATCTCTTTTCAAGGTTTGTTTTTTCCAGAAATTCTTCCTAGTTGTGATGGTTGTGAAAAATGTCTTCATCTTTGCCCGCAAAATGCTATCATACTCAAAGAGATTCAAACATGA
- a CDS encoding nitrate reductase cytochrome c-type subunit, which produces MKKIISVGLITLFGMSSYLLADKKLDETELGLRKAPLNDENKVQLQNFIFGTGSAGESQKIERAYENAPPMIPHDIEGMTPITQEDNACLGCHSPKIAESIGATPLPKSHTYDLRNHKEITEGIAEQRYNCTQCHVPQAQTKPLVENNFKPDFRDEDKKHRSNLLDVINQGVQ; this is translated from the coding sequence ATGAAAAAAATAATTTCAGTGGGTCTTATTACCCTTTTTGGTATGAGTTCTTATCTCTTGGCAGATAAAAAACTTGATGAAACAGAGCTTGGATTAAGAAAAGCTCCTTTAAATGATGAAAACAAGGTACAATTGCAAAACTTTATTTTTGGAACAGGGTCTGCAGGAGAAAGTCAAAAAATTGAACGCGCATATGAAAATGCCCCTCCAATGATTCCTCATGATATTGAAGGCATGACACCTATTACACAAGAAGATAATGCATGTCTAGGATGTCATTCTCCAAAAATCGCAGAAAGTATTGGTGCAACTCCTCTTCCAAAATCTCACACTTATGACCTAAGAAATCATAAAGAAATAACAGAAGGTATTGCAGAACAAAGATATAATTGCACCCAGTGTCATGTCCCACAAGCACAAACAAAACCCCTAGTAGAAAATAATTTTAAACCAGATTTTAGAGATGAGGATAAAAAACATCGCTCTAATCTTTTAGATGTAATCAATCAAGGTGTCCAATGA
- the napH gene encoding quinol dehydrogenase ferredoxin subunit NapH: MKNYYIKNRFLILRRFTQLGILLLFFLSNCSLITINNKEHLIFQGNLESFTKNERNLAIANTKTELIAPPILMGNLSGSKILDFLPMSDPLVFLQVFFAGGAISLDLFLGFLVIVFIYGIFLGRGFCAFVCPINLITDLANFLRRKLKIENIRFVVFSRQTKFAILALSLFLSFLFGILAWESISPISMLHRGVVFGMGMGFFGILAVFLFDLFMLKNGFCGHLCPLGATYSIIGAKSLLKVQYDLDKCTKCMNCVRICPENQVLDLIGKHSGFVNKIACIKCGRCIEACDDDALHFNLLNFKTKKEKK, encoded by the coding sequence ATGAAAAATTATTACATAAAAAATCGTTTTTTAATTTTAAGGAGATTTACACAACTTGGTATTTTATTGTTATTTTTTCTAAGTAATTGTTCCTTGATTACTATCAACAATAAAGAACATCTCATCTTCCAAGGAAATCTAGAAAGCTTTACAAAAAATGAGAGAAATCTCGCGATTGCAAATACAAAAACAGAGCTTATTGCACCTCCAATTCTGATGGGAAATCTTAGTGGTTCAAAAATTTTAGATTTTTTACCAATGAGTGACCCTCTTGTTTTTTTACAAGTTTTTTTTGCTGGTGGAGCAATTAGCTTAGATCTTTTTTTAGGATTCTTAGTAATTGTTTTTATTTATGGAATTTTTTTAGGTAGAGGATTTTGTGCTTTTGTCTGTCCAATCAATCTTATTACTGATTTAGCAAACTTTCTTAGAAGAAAGTTAAAAATTGAAAACATTCGTTTTGTTGTTTTTTCCAGACAAACAAAATTTGCTATTTTAGCACTAAGCCTTTTTTTATCATTTTTATTTGGAATCCTCGCTTGGGAAAGCATTAGCCCAATATCCATGTTGCATCGTGGAGTTGTTTTTGGAATGGGTATGGGATTTTTTGGTATTTTAGCAGTCTTTTTATTTGATCTATTTATGCTAAAAAATGGTTTTTGCGGACATTTATGTCCACTTGGTGCGACTTATAGCATTATAGGAGCAAAATCTTTATTAAAAGTACAATACGATCTTGATAAATGCACAAAATGCATGAATTGCGTGCGTATTTGCCCAGAAAATCAAGTCTTAGACCTTATTGGAAAACATAGTGGTTTTGTTAATAAAATTGCCTGTATTAAATGCGGTCGCTGTATAGAAGCTTGCGATGATGATGCATTACATTTTAATTTACTAAATTTTAAAACAAAAAAGGAGAAAAAATGA
- the napG gene encoding ferredoxin-type protein NapG, with the protein MNPQRRRTLKSITQIMGLVSFGGLIWSAYLAEAKDNTQMLFPPAARDNFLSTCIKCGLCVEACPYYTLKLSSSGIKGIPFFTPRDIPCFMCEDVPCVVACPTSALDKNLLLTNNKLDITKARMGVAVVDTFNCIAYAGIQCDACYRACPLIDKAIYLEYKSNTRTGKHALLLPIVANDICTGCGKCEKACVTEIASIKVLKHDQVLGKMGTNYIKGWDKKDEERLETAEPQKKKDSKNHALDYLNEESL; encoded by the coding sequence ATGAATCCACAACGCAGAAGGACGCTTAAATCTATTACGCAAATAATGGGATTAGTTTCTTTTGGAGGGCTAATTTGGAGTGCATATCTTGCTGAAGCAAAAGATAACACTCAAATGCTTTTTCCGCCCGCTGCAAGAGATAATTTTCTTAGCACCTGTATTAAATGTGGATTGTGCGTAGAGGCATGTCCTTATTACACACTTAAACTCTCAAGCTCAGGAATAAAGGGAATACCCTTTTTTACTCCTAGAGATATTCCTTGTTTTATGTGTGAGGATGTCCCATGTGTAGTAGCTTGTCCAACAAGTGCACTAGATAAAAATTTATTGCTCACAAACAACAAGCTTGATATTACAAAAGCACGAATGGGAGTGGCGGTAGTTGATACATTTAATTGTATTGCATATGCAGGGATTCAATGTGATGCTTGCTATCGTGCCTGTCCTTTGATAGATAAAGCAATTTATCTTGAATATAAATCCAATACAAGAACAGGAAAACATGCATTACTTTTGCCTATTGTGGCTAATGATATTTGTACAGGTTGTGGCAAATGTGAAAAAGCATGTGTCACAGAAATTGCATCTATCAAAGTATTAAAACATGATCAAGTGCTAGGAAAAATGGGAACTAACTATATCAAGGGTTGGGATAAAAAAGATGAAGAAAGGCTAGAAACCGCAGAACCTCAAAAGAAAAAAGATTCTAAAAATCATGCACTAGATTATCTTAATGAGGAATCTTTATGA
- the napA gene encoding nitrate reductase catalytic subunit NapA, translating to MNFNRRDFIKSTAVASAASAVGLNIPSTILAQSKDTQKTWKWDKAVCRFCGTGCGIMVATKDGSIVAVKGDPEAPVNRGINCIKGYFCAKIMYGEDRLTQPLLRVNAKGEFDKKGKFAPVSWKRAFDEMEKQFRKTYDTLGPKGVALMASGQYTIPEGYAALKLMKAGFRSNNIDPNARHCMASAVVGFMQTFGIDEPAGCYDDIELTDTIVTWGANMAEMHPILWSRVTDRKLTNTERVKIINLSTYTNRTSDIADIEIIFKPNTDLAIWNFIAREIVYNRPESIDQEFIKEYCTFSTGYVNIGYGMREDINHKKFLPSEKDTAAKQKSKILSENEGITLQYLGLKAGDNLEMDKSKQADAHWEISFEDFKKALEPYTLDFVAKLAKGDDLEDLEKFKEKLQQLANYYIEKDRKIVSFWTMGFNQHQRGSWVNEQSYMVHMLLGKQAKPGSGAFSLTGQPSACGTAREVGTFSHRLPADMVVNNPKHREITEKIWNIPAGTIGAKPGLPYLDIMRALEDGKVKWLWVAVNNPWQNTANANHWIKAAREMDNFIVVSDCYPGITAKIADLILPSAMIYEKWGAYGNAERRTQHWKQQVLPQGHAMSDSWQILEFAKRFKIKDVWGKDYADLELKNVLDKAKQMGYKESDTLFDVLFANKNARKFDLKEALLKDKPLNSEVFGDTRRVQGSDGKEFEGYGFFIQKYLWEEYRLFGTGHGHDLAEFDVYHKVRGLRWPVVDGKETQWRFNAKYDPYARKYANGKEFAFYGNKEAKLSQGDLKAPNNEKKSINNRAKIFFRPYMDPCEMPDKNYPMWLCTGRVLEHWHSGTMTMRVPELYRAVPEALCYMSEVDAKENNFKHGDLVWVESRRGKVKAKVEINGRNRPPKGLIYVPWFDENVYINKVCLDATCPISKQTDFKKCAVKVYKA from the coding sequence ATGAATTTTAATCGTCGTGATTTTATCAAGAGTACTGCGGTTGCTTCTGCTGCTTCTGCGGTAGGCTTAAATATACCTAGTACTATATTAGCACAATCTAAAGACACTCAAAAAACATGGAAATGGGATAAGGCTGTCTGCAGATTCTGTGGGACAGGATGTGGAATTATGGTAGCTACAAAAGATGGTTCGATTGTAGCAGTAAAAGGAGATCCTGAAGCACCCGTAAATCGAGGAATTAACTGTATTAAAGGATATTTTTGTGCAAAAATTATGTATGGAGAGGATCGCTTAACACAACCTCTTCTTAGGGTGAATGCAAAAGGCGAATTTGACAAAAAAGGAAAATTTGCTCCAGTAAGTTGGAAAAGAGCTTTTGATGAAATGGAAAAGCAATTTAGAAAAACTTATGATACATTAGGTCCAAAAGGTGTTGCACTAATGGCAAGTGGTCAATATACAATTCCAGAAGGCTATGCTGCACTTAAACTTATGAAAGCAGGTTTTAGATCCAATAACATTGATCCTAATGCAAGGCATTGTATGGCAAGTGCTGTTGTAGGATTTATGCAAACTTTTGGAATTGATGAGCCTGCTGGGTGTTATGATGATATTGAACTTACAGATACTATTGTTACTTGGGGAGCAAATATGGCAGAAATGCATCCCATACTCTGGAGTCGTGTTACCGATAGAAAACTCACAAATACAGAAAGAGTAAAAATTATTAACCTCTCTACCTATACAAATAGAACTTCTGATATTGCTGATATTGAAATTATTTTTAAACCCAATACAGATTTGGCAATATGGAATTTTATTGCCAGAGAAATTGTATATAATAGACCAGAAAGCATTGATCAAGAATTTATCAAGGAATATTGCACTTTTAGTACAGGATATGTAAATATTGGATATGGAATGCGTGAAGACATTAATCATAAAAAATTCCTTCCTAGCGAAAAAGACACAGCAGCTAAACAAAAAAGCAAAATTCTAAGTGAAAATGAAGGAATCACGCTTCAATATCTAGGACTAAAAGCTGGTGATAATCTAGAGATGGATAAGAGTAAACAAGCTGATGCGCATTGGGAAATTAGTTTTGAAGATTTTAAAAAAGCTTTAGAACCCTATACTTTAGATTTTGTCGCAAAACTAGCAAAGGGCGATGATTTAGAAGATCTAGAAAAATTCAAAGAAAAACTCCAACAACTTGCAAACTACTATATTGAAAAAGATAGAAAAATTGTTAGTTTTTGGACAATGGGATTTAATCAACACCAAAGAGGAAGTTGGGTTAATGAGCAAAGTTATATGGTACATATGCTCCTTGGCAAACAAGCCAAACCAGGAAGTGGTGCATTTTCTCTAACTGGTCAGCCTAGTGCTTGTGGAACTGCTAGAGAAGTAGGAACATTTTCTCATCGTCTCCCCGCAGATATGGTTGTGAATAATCCAAAACATAGAGAAATTACAGAAAAAATTTGGAATATTCCCGCAGGTACAATAGGAGCAAAACCAGGTCTCCCCTATCTTGATATCATGCGTGCATTAGAAGATGGAAAAGTAAAATGGCTTTGGGTAGCCGTTAATAATCCTTGGCAAAACACAGCCAATGCAAATCATTGGATCAAGGCCGCTAGAGAAATGGATAATTTTATTGTAGTAAGTGATTGCTATCCTGGAATCACAGCAAAAATTGCAGATCTTATTTTACCTAGTGCAATGATTTATGAAAAATGGGGTGCGTATGGAAATGCTGAGAGAAGAACACAACACTGGAAACAGCAAGTACTACCACAGGGTCATGCAATGAGTGATAGTTGGCAGATATTAGAATTTGCAAAACGCTTTAAAATCAAAGATGTATGGGGTAAGGATTATGCAGATCTTGAACTAAAAAATGTCTTAGATAAAGCAAAGCAAATGGGATATAAAGAAAGCGATACGCTTTTTGATGTTTTATTTGCAAATAAAAATGCAAGAAAATTTGATTTAAAAGAAGCACTTCTAAAAGATAAGCCATTAAACTCTGAAGTATTTGGTGATACAAGAAGAGTGCAAGGTAGCGATGGTAAAGAATTTGAGGGATATGGATTCTTTATACAAAAATATCTCTGGGAAGAATATCGTTTATTTGGTACAGGTCATGGACATGATCTCGCAGAATTTGATGTATATCACAAAGTAAGAGGTTTGCGTTGGCCAGTAGTAGATGGCAAAGAAACACAATGGAGATTTAATGCAAAATACGATCCTTATGCAAGAAAATATGCTAATGGAAAAGAATTTGCTTTCTATGGAAATAAGGAAGCAAAACTTTCTCAAGGGGATTTAAAAGCACCGAATAATGAGAAAAAATCCATTAACAATCGTGCAAAAATCTTTTTCCGCCCATATATGGATCCTTGCGAAATGCCAGACAAAAATTATCCGATGTGGCTTTGCACAGGGAGGGTTTTGGAACATTGGCATAGTGGCACCATGACAATGCGAGTACCTGAGCTCTATCGCGCAGTTCCTGAAGCACTTTGCTATATGAGTGAAGTAGATGCAAAAGAAAATAATTTTAAACACGGAGATTTAGTGTGGGTAGAATCCAGAAGAGGAAAAGTAAAGGCAAAAGTAGAGATCAATGGTAGAAATAGACCACCAAAAGGGCTTATTTATGTACCTTGGTTTGATGAAAATGTTTATATTAATAAAGTTTGTCTTGATGCAACTTGTCCAATTTCAAAGCAAACAGATTTTAAAAAATGTGCTGTAAAGGTTTATAAGGCATAA